DNA sequence from the Methanolobus psychrophilus R15 genome:
CTTTCCATAATGGTATTATGGGGATGTGAATGGAATTCAGAGAACTCTCTGATGAACAATGGAAATTTATTAAACCGTTTTTACCACCACAGCCAATAACTGGGACAAAGAGAGCTGATGACCGTAAGGTCATCAATGGCATTCTCTTTGTCCTGATAACAGGTTGTAGATGGGGAGATATGCCTGAACGTTATGGTTCCTATGCAACTGCATGGAGAAGGCTAAAAAGGTGGTCCGAAGAAGGAATATGGGGTAAGATCATGGAATCCCTTCGGAATTCCGCTTACAAAGATGATATGTTCTCTATGGACATTGTATGTGTTGATAGTACTTTTGTCGAAACAAAAAAAGGGGCGAAGATTCTGCATACAACGGTCACAAGAAAAGGAATGGAATAAAGATCCATGCTTGTGTAAGC
Encoded proteins:
- a CDS encoding TIS1421-transposase protein A, with the protein product MEFRELSDEQWKFIKPFLPPQPITGTKRADDRKVINGILFVLITGCRWGDMPERYGSYATAWRRLKRWSEEGIWGKIMESLRNSAYKDDMFSMDIVCVDSTFVETKKGAKILHTTVTRKGME